The following are encoded in a window of Thalassotalea insulae genomic DNA:
- a CDS encoding DUF3465 domain-containing protein, protein MKATGRVIKVFPDDIKGAKHQKFTVKLKNNKTVLVVHNISIAPKVYGLKVGDKVEFLGQYQWNSQGGMVHWTHHDPHGEHPVGWIKHNGKLYS, encoded by the coding sequence ATGAAAGCGACAGGGAGAGTGATAAAAGTATTTCCGGATGACATCAAAGGTGCGAAGCACCAAAAGTTCACCGTGAAATTGAAAAATAATAAAACTGTACTGGTCGTGCATAATATCAGTATTGCGCCGAAGGTCTATGGCTTAAAAGTGGGTGATAAGGTGGAATTTCTTGGCCAATACCAATGGAACAGTCAAGGAGGCATGGTCCACTGGACCCATCATGATCCGCACGGCGAACATCCGGTTGGTTGGATCAAGCATAATGGTAAGCTTTACAGTTAA